In Euzebyales bacterium, the genomic window GGATCTTCCGGCGTGACGTGCTGGAGGAGGCGTGGAAGCGGGTCCGGACCAATCGCGGCGCGGCCGGCGTGGATCGACGGACGCTGGCCGATGTCGAGGCGTATGGCGTGGACCGCATGCTGCGAGAGTTGCGCCGCGATCTCGAGACAGGGTCGTATCGTCCCGCGCCGGTCCGGCGTGTGGACATCGACAAACCGCACGGTGGTGTGCGGTCGCTGGGGATCCCCACGGTCCGCGATCGGGTGGTGCAGGCGGCGACCAAGATCGTGTGTGAGCCGATCTTTGAGGCCGACTTCGTGTCGTGCTCGTATGGGTACCGGCCGAAGCGGTCCGCCACTGACGCGTTGGAGGCCGTGCGTACGGCGTTCCCGCGCGGGCACCAGTTCGTCGCGGAGTTCGACATCGCCGACTTCTTCGGCTCGATCGACCACGCCGTGGTCATGGGGCTGGTCGCGCGGCGGGTGTCGGATCGGCGGGTCCTCAAGCTGATCCGCACGATGCTGCAGGCCGGGGTGATGGTCGACGGGGCGTACCGGCAGACGGTCGCTGGGACGCCGCAAGGTG contains:
- the ltrA gene encoding group II intron reverse transcriptase/maturase — its product is MLWAAAKQSTERRFHALYDRIFRRDVLEEAWKRVRTNRGAAGVDRRTLADVEAYGVDRMLRELRRDLETGSYRPAPVRRVDIDKPHGGVRSLGIPTVRDRVVQAATKIVCEPIFEADFVSCSYGYRPKRSATDALEAVRTAFPRGHQFVAEFDIADFFGSIDHAVVMGLVARRVSDRRVLKLIRTMLQAGVMVDGAYRQTVAGTPQGGVCSPLLANIVLHELDRVWDHDRDGILIRYADDGVVMCRDRAQAEQALARVEQILSGLGLQCIRTRRRSLACGKAGRALTSSAATSTPVCRVGCWNAVSAAITCTAGPHDGR